GACAAGGTGACCAGTGTTCCTACGGTTCCTTCTTTAAAGTCCAGAAAACTTTGGATCATGCAGGTTTCTTAGTCACAAGACTTTTCTGAGCCATTATGTGTAGTGGAACTCTCAACAGGGAGAATCCTCTTCTGGAAGATCTTtgtacagataaataaatgataggcCATGCTAAGTTTTTCACTGGCCCAGGGAATACTGGGTGGAGACTCTCACTCTAAACCCACCCAGCCACCTTTCCATTACTGGCTTTATACCAATCAAGGAAAAGtcacccatgttgtcacataATTAGAACTGTGAGTAGGTAGAGCTGATACGAAGAGTGTCTTTTCTACTTCTTCACATTCCCTATACCCACCATACCTTCCCTGGTGGCAAGACAACCCGACAGGCCATGTCCCAAGTCAGGGAGAACATGACAGGCATGAAGTGGGACACAAAAGGCTTATGGCGGCCACCCTCTTCTTTACTGAGGATATAAACCTGCAAGAGAGAGTACAAGGGTGAAGCTATGCTTGGTTGGAAAGACTGCCTCTGCATGGGGCAGTTTGGCTCAGCACTGCCCATCATCATTGGGAGCCCTCCCTCACCTGTGCCTCCACCTTCTGGTGGGGCTGGATGGATCCTGGCTTAGCCATGACCAGGCCACGCCTCAGGTCCTCCCGCTTCAAGCCTCGGACCAGGGCCCCCAAGTTGTcgcctgcctctgccctctccaGACTCTTGTGGAACATTTCAATACCTAGGAGGGAGGCGAGACAAGGGAGGAGGGTCTAGGGCAGAGGGAAGGCACAAAGGATCTGCAAGGGAAATCCTGGAGCCAGCCCCTGGGTCCCAAGGCATCTTTCCCATACCTGTTACCACAGTGCGAATGTTCTTGCTATGTCCCAGGAACTCACACTCATCTCCCTTCTTCAAAATGCCACGCTCTAGTGTACCTGTCACCACCGTGCCCCGGCCTGGAAAAAAATAGGACAGGACATCAGGTATTCTGGGTCAGGCTATAGCTAGAGAAGGATGCAAGTGAACAGGGTCCTCACCAGGAATAGAGTAAATGGACTCTACAGGCAGCAGGAAAGGCTTCTCCAGGTCTCGGGTGGGTACTGGGATGTAAGTGTCCACAGCATCCAGCAGCTTCTGCACAGACTTCACGCCTAGCTCGGGGTCTCGTTGCTATGGGGGGAGATGACAGGATTCTGAAATTGTCATTCTGTTCCTCTTACTAAGAGATGCTCCCCAGATTCAAAACAAAGCTCTGGACGCCCATCCAGCCCCATCCGATGCCAGTAACAGCCCTTGCCTGACCCCCTATCCCCCCTCACCTCAAGGGCACAGAGGGCAGAGCCTACGATGACGGGGGTCTCTTCTCCTTTGTAGCCAAACTCAGTGAGCAGTTCCCGGATCTCCAGCTCAACCAGCTCcaccatctcagggtcttggacaGCATCTGCTTTGTTTACGTACACCACAACATGCTCTACTCCAATCTTGgatggcaaagagagagaaatagtgtCCTGAATGGACCCAATttcccactctttctctttccacccCTCCCCAGGCTCTTGAGTACCTGTCTGGCCAGAAGCAGATGCTCTCGGGTCTGGGGCATAGGGCCGTCATTGGCCGCCACCACCAGGATGCAGCCATCGAGGGGGGCGGTGCCTGTGATCATATTCTGAGTAGGAGGAGAGGAAACAGCCCAGTTCAAAGACCCCCTCACCTCAGCTCCAAATCCGTCTAACCAAGCACAGCAGTTAGGAATGGAGGCCCACCTTTTTCTGCTATCTCCTTACCACGCACTTTGAGTGGCTATGCCCAGAAATCCAGGACCTCAACCCATGCACCCTGAATATCCTAACCTCTCCACAAGTCCAACATTTTTTCTGGTGGGAGACAGCCCCTGACCCTGTATCCAGCAACACTCTCACCTTAACGTAATCTGCATGACCTGGGCAATCTGTGTGGGCATAGTGGCGGGCAGCAGTGCTGTACTCGACGTGAGCCGCATTAATTGTGATTCCTCGGGCTCGTTCTTCAGGGGCATTGTCAATCTCTTCATATTTCTTAAACTTGGCTCCACCTCCCTCGGCTAAAActaaggggaaggagaagaataaGCCTCTCAGATGAAGTACCAGAGGTAAGGAGGCAAGGCTTAAGCCACACCGAGTCCCTCCCACCTACTATACAAAAGGACAGTCGGCCAGAATAATGTGTCCATGACACCCTCCCTCAGCTCCTGCAGTGGGTGTAACTCGGGTCAGAGGGAAATGTAACAAGGCCTCATGGTCCAGCCCTGCGACTTCTCTAGGGTAAAGCCTCTGCCTACAGGGCGCTGGCCACGACAAGAGAGAGGCCATTCCGGCTCCTCAGCTTATGCATCACAAAATCTTTCATGTTCAGGAGAAATGTGTTTCCCGCATCTTGCAATCCACCGCCTGCCAGGATTCTGGCTCCTGGGGCCATAACACCTCCAGCAGCACCTCCCCAGCTCCAGGTCTCTCCTGCAGGGCGGGCGCTTCCGGACGCCCCCGACCCATCCCCGCTTACTCTTGGTGATGGCCGCGGTCAGTGTGGTCTTGCCGTGGTCCACATGGCCGATGGTGCCCACGTTCACATGGGGCTTGTCGCGCACATAGGTCTTCTTGGCCTCCACGGCCAGGCCACGGCATAagcggggcagggctggggccttCAGCGGCCGCAACAGGCCCTGCAGCAGGGAGGTCGGGCTGGTGCCGAGACCTGccggggcagaggctgggagtcAGGGCGTGGGTCCGATCCCGGCCGCTCGCGACAACCCCCACGTGGCCCCGCGCCGCCATGGCCTTCCCCGCCCCCTCACCGCTCAAGAGGGGCGTCGCGCGCAGCAGGGTGGTGGCCGCCATGGTGGTCGTACTCGAGCCCCGAGTGCCGGGTCCCGGGCGCCCGCGCGTGCTGAAAGGGAAGGGCACGGGGGGACTGGAGGTCACTTCCGGCGGAAGTGAAGGCCCAGAGGACAAGTCTGGGTCTCTCTAGCCTCCAGTCTTCATGGCCATCATACGACTTCCGGGCGTAGGACCCAAGACAAGGCCGGGAAGGTGCCGGTGTctcgggggcggggagggagggaggtttcCACAGCGCCCTCGGGTCTCGCGTGCTGATGAGGGCAAAGCGGTTGTCTCTGGCGGCGACGTAGAGCGTCCGGTCTCTCCCCAGCGCCGCGGAGGCTCACGGGCGTTGTAGTTCCCGGGGCGGCGCGCTGTGTTAGCGCGGGGCCTGGGAGTCAGATAGGGCTAGGCGGGGTCGGGAGCGAGGGGGCCGGCCTCCAGGAGGCCGAGGcggcggcccgggcccgggctGCTCGGGGGCGTTCTGGCCTAGAGCCCCCGGGAGGCCGACGCATCGCGCGGGTCTGGCGAGAGATCTGGCGGACGTTGAGCCGCCGCTGGAggtaggatcaggccctgcggcCAGGCTGAGACACACGGGCCTGGAAGCCTTTCGTGGGTAGCGCGCAAATGTAACCCATCTCTCCGCTGagcctttgttttcttatctgtaaaacgggAACAGTAGTATCTACTTCGTGGGGAGATACTGACATCTGGCCCTGAGAGGAAATGAGCTGGACAGGAGACAGCAATGAGCCCAGGGGCCTACGGGCCCCACAGTCCTTGACCCTCAAATACCCGCCCTCGGGCTCACAACCTGCGGGGAGAGACAACTTGGCCTTCCACCCCTGGGGCCCCCCAGCAGGCCAGAGACTAATTCCCTTGATCGCCTACCCAGTTAACGCAGATGGTACCGAGGTGAGGGACCCGCCGCAGGTGCCCATACCCGCAGCCTGAGTCTTTCTTGTTCCTGCAGTGTCCCCAGCACCAAACATAGGGTGGGGCACCCAGTGAGCGCTCAGGAAACTTCTGTTGACTGAACAAGTGAGTGCAAACCTCGCAAATGACCTTTAACTTTCACCTCCATCATCTCATCACCCTGGGATGAGAATGGCAGTGCTTAACCCAAATGGTGTTTCCCAAACTCATCAGATCCTAAGACTCCACCCATGGTTTTTGTTTCAAATAGATCCCCTAATTCCTCCCTTGAAGATTATAATTCAGGAGGGCCTGAGCACAGACAGGGAAACTGTATTTATTATACCACACACTGTTTCCCACGCTCCAAAACTCAGAGCTAGAGCTTTGTGTGTGCATCAGGCATTGTGCAAATACTTCGTATAGGCTCACATTCAAAGCACCCATGTTGCCCTGTGTGATTGGAGccattatttcccccattttacaggtgagaaaactgagcaTCAGGGTGATTTAGGAACTCAATACAGCTAACCTCCAAAAAAGTGTGCACTTAACCACTGCCTGGTACTGTCATTGAGCTGTCAATCTACTGCTCAGATAAAATGAAGAACTTGCTAAGACTTCTGTCCTCCTAGCCCTCCAACCCGTCAACTCTGCTTCGGAAGGGCTGGTGCCATAACTAAAggctttctttgtctttattctgTACCTTTGTCACTCCACTCCTAGGAATTTCTCCTAAAACACTACCTGCCACTATCAGAATGTaagattttggggggagggagtggCACTTGAACAAATGCTTTCTGTTTTAGTGGTACTGTGTTTATTTGAATGTGTgttaatttggaggaaaaaaactgGGATGGCAAATActgagctcatttttaaaatgagtcaattttttaaaaaatgagtcaatTTAAGAAACTATGTGGTAGATGATATGGGTAGTATAACTATATGGCAGATTTGGGGGGCAGATGGTATACGGATGACTGAAATTTGAGAAACATAGCAGCCGCTGGAAAGGAGTCCAAAGGGAGAagactttttgttgttgatgagCTGTTGACTGTGGCATCCTCTGTAATAGTTGGGGTTCCTTGATTTACGAGTAACAGAATTTACATTGGCTGGTTTACACAGAAGAAGGATGTGTTTAACTGTTTGAGTTAGCTTACAGAATTGTGGGACAGGCTAGAAAAATTACTACCAAGCCACAGAACTGAATCTGACTTGGCAAGAGAAGTGCTGCTCCCGCTACTGCCACCAAACGCAAAAGGCCAGGACTTTGACTTATCTGTGCCACCTACTTGCTCATGGCACCGAAGCCACATCTACATCAAGAAAATGACCTTCCCTTCCgaccctcctgccccccaaaGTCAGGCACATTCAAAACCTCCTTTGAATGCGTCTGATTGGAGAAGTCTAGATCATCCTGTGTCTGTGTCAGAGGAGTCTGAGAGAGCTGGCCTCACTTTGATGCTGGAGAACAAGAGTGCTAGCAGGGAATTTCCCCAGGTGTCAGCCGTGCCCAGTGAACCCAGATGTCCTGCATGTGGATGTGGGAGCATGAATCTGGCATAGCCACTAGATGACATAGTAATAGAGGGGGCTCAGAGTTGCAGAGACAAGGGGAGCCAACCGCCTGGAAAAATGCTTGTGAGCAGTGCCAAGTGAAGAAGGAAGGCTGACTGCTGGAGAAACATAGCATGTGGGGGTtggagagggttagggttagaggaaGAGTGGGGAGTGAGGGCatgaacagcaaaggaaatgggaaaaaaatcaggactTTAGGAGGCTGTGAATTTGCTTagagaaacatttttctctttcagaccTGAGTTTTTGAGTGATTATagttaaagactttttttttgtgcAGAATCttgaactctttaaaaagatactcttgaaaaaaaaaagatactcttgAAATCAAATGGCAAATCAAAGGCCAGGAGTCTGTGCGTTTGAGCTCCTGCTTAACGGccatttttccatcttcctacacACAGGGTCTCGAGTTTGCTCAAGGTGGCCCTTTTCCCAGTTCTGAGAATAAATCCTGACAGGTCTCGTCTACTTCTGGTGGTCCCATTCTCTTTGCCAGGGGCTTTGTTTAGGGTTGGGTGTGTGACTTTCTTGGGGCCGGTGATTGGTAAGAGGAGATCTGCTTTGGGGGGCTTCCAGGAAAGGGTCCCTCACTCTGAAGGAGACACCAAAGAGATGGACAGCCTTCTGATTCTGGGTGTTGCTGGGTGGGTCTGGACGCACACTGGACCAAACCTGGAACTGCTCTGCCCATCATATTTCCAGTCAGTGATGAAGCCGAAATCCAGAAGAGGGCAAAACAGGATTTTAGAAGACTGGACTCCTTGTGAAGAGGAATGTCATTATTTAAGCCAGACTGTGTCACAGTTTTCTGTTTGCATTCAAATACCTCCTAACAGATGATCTGTCTTACTGCACTTGATACCCTGAGACATGTTTCTTGGTTTCACTTGTCTGAGACGGAATGGCCTGAGTAGGGCAAGGAATGGATTTCCTTTCTGTCTGTATCCTCCGCTTGGCCACTGTAGGGCTCTGGTTGATTGCGCTTGAACTATTAATGAGCCTTCCAAACTAAAGGGTGCCACCATGTGGTGTGTATAGACCAAACAATCACGTCTAAAACAGAACCCTTCATTCTCTCCCAAGCTCTGCTTACACATCTGAATAAATGGTGCCACCTTTCTAACTTCCCCTCAACCCCAAAGTCTAACCCATTTACTCAGGCCTGCTGGTTTCATCTCCAAAATTATCTCAGATGTGACCATTTCTGTCTATCTCCACTGTCAACCCTGTGGTTCATTCTGGGATCATCTGTCACCTAGGTTAGTTCACAACCTCTACAGCTCCTGTTCTTCTCAATAGCTGGCAAATCCATCCTCCACCCAGTCCTCAAATCAGCCTTTAAAATGTGGATCAGAaggggctcagttggtacagcatgcaagtttgttttgttttttcagattttttattagagagcaggggcagggaggtggagcagaaggagagggagaagcaggctccgtgctaaGGAGGGAGCCTgttacaggactcaatcccatgactgggatcccatgacctaagccaaaggcagatacttaaccaactgagccatccaggcaccctcagcatgtgactcttgatcttgagaatGTGAGATCGAGACCCGCCCATGTagagataagtaaataaaataaaaataaagattgcctttcaaatttaaataaattaattaatgtggATCAGAAATTAACCCTCCCCTTGTGACTCCTTActatacttagaataaaatcccaaTTCCTACTTTAAATGGGAAAATTGTATGGCAGATGaactgtatctcaataaagttgtatAAAAATCCAAACTCCCCCTGTGGCCCACCTCTTTGACTCCATCTAGTATGATTTTCCTCACTCCCAGCCACACCGGCCATCCTGTTCTGCAAACATCCCACCACTGTTTCTACCTCAGCCTTCCCTGTCCCTGTTGTGTTCTTCAATGTAGCTTTCCCCAGGGCTGTTTCTTTCACCATTCAGGTCTACCTCAGATACCACCTCTTCTGTCCAAAGTAGCTCCCAGTCATCCTCTTACCAATGGTCCTCTGTGATTTTCTTCATAGCACCTAAATGTCTAAAACTGTCTTAATAGTTTGCTTGTTGGTTGGTTTCTGGGGTTGTTGCTGTTCCCTGTCTCACCAGATCATGACaatcagagcttttttttttttttttttttttttttaattctgccaaCAGTGCCTGACACTCAGGTGAAGGATTTGTTGAAGCAGCTATGTGTTGAATTATTTCAGTTGAGCATTTATGCTGGGCTTATTAAGTGTCTGATGTTTTCAATGGAAAGCAAGTCTTGTAATCAcattcatgttaaaaataaacgTGAGCCCCTGTAACTCTTGAAGCCTCTGCTTTATAAAATTGGGAGGGAATGATGAAGTTAAATGTTATGATCTCTAAGGTTTCTTGCAGCTCTGACCTCTAAAGGGAGGGTGGGGTCTGGTGTAATGGAATGAGTAGTAGGTTGGTCAACAACTTATTGGCAAATGGGGCACTAGGGCCCAGAGCTTTGTCCTCAGCAGACTTATTGGAAACTCAAAGGCATTCTTCACTCTTCCCCACCAGCCAGCCTCAGCAGTGCTTCCTCAGAGATCTCACTGGTTATTCTCCTTGCTGCTAACCCCACTGTACTGCCCTGGCCAGGTCAGCACCATCCCCTTCTGGACCACAGCACTAGTCTCCTCTGCTTCcagtccccacccacccccatacTGGCCCTGGATTTCCTTCCAAACACATAAATCTGATCACCACTACCCCGGTCACTCAGATGTGACTGAAGACATTCCAATTGGAAACACTTTGTGAATATCACACAAAAACAAAGGAGTAGAAGGCACTTTAGAGGTGGCCTAGGTGGGTTGGCCATCCAAGAAGACGCCACACTTTGAAGCCTGAAACAGAAGGACGAAGATTGGCACAAATAGGGGAAATGGTGTATGGAGTGAAGCTGGAGTATTTTAGGCTGTCAAAATGTCCTGAGTGAGAAGAGTATGATTTAGAGGGGCAGGAGGTCCTGACCAAAGCACCAAAGCTGAATTTGACATCCCAGAAAAGATGACATAATAGGAGAAATCCCCATCTCTTGCAATGGGATAGGGTCAAGATGACCTCCAGAAGAATCCCATGAGCAACCACTTCCCCTCCTGTCAGAGACCCTAgttattctttgttttaagattttatttattcatgagaggagaggcagagacataagcagagggaggagaagcaggctccaaacagggagccctatgcgagactcgatcccctgactccgggatcacaccctgagccgaaggcagacgctcaatcactgagccacccaggcatctccctaGTTATCCTTTGAAGAGCCACTTTCTGCCGTGCTCAGCCCATCCCAATCTCAGATGAGTGGTCTGTGATCCAGTAATCTATCCCTTGTGATCATAAATACTGGTTCAGGGTTGGTATTCTAGTTTCAATCCCAACTAGTGCACTGAAGTTCAGTTCTGGCACTAACTGCCCAAAGTTAACTCAGACCCCACAAGTTAAAGGGCTCAGAACTCCACAGACTGACCCCTTTCAGATGTGAGCTGCAGGTGGGGTTCCCCAGCCATCTTCGCTTCTGACCACCCTGCTACAGATCTGGGAGTTTCCCATGGgttctcccccgcccccaggtgtgataatttgctagaacaacTCACAGAATGCAGGAAGATGCTATACTTATGATTACAGGTTTATAGTAGAGAATACAAGTCAGGAACAGCCAAATGAAGAGAGGCATAGAGTGAGTTCTGGGAGACCTCGTTTCATTTCTTGGGCATGCTTGATTAAATCATTGCCATGTGACTGAATCTCTaggtcctcctccccttcccagagGTCCAGCTGCCTCAAAATCCCAAGCTTCTGGGGCGCCTAGCTGACTCAGgagaacatgtgacttttgatc
The genomic region above belongs to Vulpes lagopus strain Blue_001 chromosome 3, ASM1834538v1, whole genome shotgun sequence and contains:
- the TUFM gene encoding elongation factor Tu, mitochondrial — protein: MAATTLLRATPLLSGLGTSPTSLLQGLLRPLKAPALPRLCRGLAVEAKKTYVRDKPHVNVGTIGHVDHGKTTLTAAITKILAEGGGAKFKKYEEIDNAPEERARGITINAAHVEYSTAARHYAHTDCPGHADYVKNMITGTAPLDGCILVVAANDGPMPQTREHLLLARQIGVEHVVVYVNKADAVQDPEMVELVELEIRELLTEFGYKGEETPVIVGSALCALEQRDPELGVKSVQKLLDAVDTYIPVPTRDLEKPFLLPVESIYSIPGRGTVVTGTLERGILKKGDECEFLGHSKNIRTVVTGIEMFHKSLERAEAGDNLGALVRGLKREDLRRGLVMAKPGSIQPHQKVEAQVYILSKEEGGRHKPFVSHFMPVMFSLTWDMACRVVLPPGKELAMPGEDLKLSLILRQPMILEKGQRFTLRDGNRTIGTGLVTETPAMTEEDKNLKWS